From the Longimicrobium sp. genome, the window CCGTACTCCGCTATGCGGCTAACCGCGAGCGCCGGCTGTTCGCGGTACCGGGTTGAAACTGCTCTTCGACGAGAACCTTTCCTTCCGGCTCGCCGGTCGCCTCGCTGATCTCTACCCTGGTTCAGTCCAGGTCCGGGATGCGGGGCTGTTAGGTGCCGACGACGCGGTAATTTGGGCGTATGCCGCGGAGCACGGCTTTCTCGTCGTCTCGAAGGACACAGACTTCTACGAGCGAAGCGCGCTGCTCGGAGCTCCTCCGAAGGTCGTGTGGCTTCGTGTGGGGAATGCGTCCACGCGCACGATCGCGGACCTGCTGAGACGCGAGCACATCCTCATCCAGCG encodes:
- a CDS encoding DUF5615 family PIN-like protein, translating into MKLLFDENLSFRLAGRLADLYPGSVQVRDAGLLGADDAVIWAYAAEHGFLVVSKDTDFYERSALLGAPPKVVWLRVGNASTRTIADLLRREHILIQRLTDDPDATFLPLDL